The Cydia pomonella isolate Wapato2018A chromosome 13, ilCydPomo1, whole genome shotgun sequence genome segment CGGTTATTATCAAATTGTACGATTGACTGGTAGAGTATGCTTTTGGCACTAAGTGCGCCTTTTGTAAGATAAGTTTTTCTTATGTGCgataatgattaaataaataaataggtagaaAACTTGTTAAATCTCCTCTTGTATGTGTACGGTAGGTGTATGGACACATTCCATGTTTGAAAGTTGTAATATGGGAgtatcgcttgccataaggactagatttgtttgtatctttatacgaataacccgataaggcgtccttatggcaagcgacaaagtgggacgttctGTAGGTCACGATCACATATTTATGGATTTTGCTAATCCTGTCCACTTAAGAATATTCAACAAGGATAAGTGTCAGTATCAATGTAATGTATTTCGGgcgtttttataaaatgtatgtaagtAGATACCTAGAAAAGCAAGCAAGTGGGGCTTTAGTCAGTTATCTCACCTGCATGTCCCCTCTCAATAcgaataatattaaatgtataGTTAGTTCTCTTTACTAAGGTTTTTAtcataaatagtattttaatgTCAATGTAGAAGACAAAAAATGCCTTGACGAGGAGAAGACGGAACACGAGCAGATAATCCAACAAAAGACGGAATTGATAGCGCAACTGAAGCAAGAACTCGCCCTTAGCGACCATAAAGCGAATATCAAGAGGAAAAAGCAAATGTACGCAAAACTTCAACTTACCTCTTCACGTGGCGAATTCCCGCAGCTGGCGGCCTCCATTTTGCACATTTTGTAACATCTGGCAACTCGGCAGCGCAACACACCATAGtgtgtgggtactcagacaacgataaatattatacataaatacttaaatacatagaaaacacccataattCCTGCTAATGCGAATTTGAAATCAATTGTGAAAGGAATACGGTTGATTATCTCTCGTTTCTAAATCgaacgaaacaaaagaaatacaacTTTGTTCGGCTGGAAAATggtttaaattacattgaagTAACTAGTACTACTGATAGGACcatgggccttacgaggatatacTTAGCATAAAAGTCTTAAAAAACCTTACAGCCTTGATTCTGAACGCCAAATGGTGCTGGCCACTCGAGCTCACACGGTCAAGTACCAGATGCTCACAGAGGAGGAGGTCGAGAGTCAAGATGCTTATCAGGCCTTGCTCCATCACAGTCTAATGGCTGAAAAACAACTGCGAGATCGTAGGTAAGAACTTCACATCAGGCAGGTACGCAGGATGTATTTCGGTAGTTCTTCGACTAATGCCATAAattactagagtcagaccaagataagttggcagcgattttgatagcccacggtgcaagtgtcacataaacgtcataatttcataaaagtatcTAGTAGTATCGGCTATTAAAATCAACTTGCCTTGGTTTGACTCCCTCTAGCGTCGAATGATGCTCCCGATGACAGaccatttttatatggagtagctgttACGTAAAATGTTGGGAGACATTATTGGGAGGTTTACCACATTTTTATTCAGAAATGATTCTTGActtatttcttcaattattttttaaattaaatccaACCTAAAGAGAGTTTAAGGGACCATCATTTGATTAGCATCTTTCGACGCGAGAGGTGTGATTAATTTGATAAAGTCAGACCTACTCGAAATTCCGAAATACCTGAATACACTCACTCCCGtttttttactttcttttttgGACTTTCGCCTACCTATAACTACTTTCACCGATAACATCATATTATAGGTAACTTTGTTGCCGCTAATAACCCATTTTTATTGGAACTTCTCGATACTAAAACATAGAGATGTTTAACATGAGATGTGAGATGTGGAAATTTTTTTCTTCTCATGCCTTACCCTTGCTAAGTTAATTTAGATTTAgttgttaataaattttaaaattcttGTGTATATTGtgaactgaaaaccagcgctgtGACAGCCAGTCTGTAACACAGCAAATACTGAGTCCATCCCTTTCGTCACACTATTGTTTACATCATTTGGATAGACTTAagaaattatgttaatttaatttttgctgCTCTCCTATTCAACGTGTCTActtgtttgtttttcttttatcgTCTTTTTATTCTTGTATGTGTgtgagaataaataattattattcttataacATAGAGATGTTTTAGTATCGAGAAGTTCCTTGGTTCAATAATTCCTTGAAGCATTTTTGCTGCTACTGCTTCTAATCAAAGACCATTTAGTTTAAGGTGCTCTCAAATTTCAGCTATAGAAAAGTATTTCAGCTGGGCTTTAAATGCCTACAGTGGATTTAGATATGCTCTTTGGCTTTCTTTATATAATTCTTTCCGAAATATTTCACCCACAGCTCTTTCCTGGTTTCTTAGCGCTCTTGAGAAGGCGGAAAGTTTAATAGTGCGAAATGAAGCTAGATAAAACGAACTCCTGATACAGTAAAATGTGCTTACTATTGCTGCTTTAACAATTTCAGAAGGAAATGTGAAACGCAGCTGCAGTCTTGGCTGCAGAAATACGACGTGGAAATGGCTGGTAAGCAAGAAGAACTGGATGAGCTGATCAAGATGCATGAAGACGAGGTCGAGCAGATCGAAAACCTGACGGTAATTTCCGGTTGTAGATTTCAGTATGTAGGGCCATGAGGGGTTGAATTGACATTTCTGAccgttataaaatattattcaaaattgaaccattataattatttttttaagaagcagaaacgtctgcgaacgatgctattaattcatttcattatagtttacttatataataaaggCGCACAGTTCAACCTGTAGTATGCATTCAAAATAGGAATCTCCATGCGGTCATTGCGGTCGCTTCACTTTTTCTGTAATATGAGCCTTTTCCTTCCATTTTAAATTTATGGCGGAATTTCCGTCACTGCCTTTAGTCGGAAAATAATGACTTTTAGTTACCTATTTAAACACTGGTTCAGCTCAttcatttaattgttttatatttttgggtGGTTTTATGAATTTTGGctaggaaataaaaaaatacgtcaaGCCTGGCTTACCACCTTGGTCTAAAAGAACCACATGggaaattatatgtattaagctTATTTCCATATTCTTATCTGaggtgagggcctaccgcgaacatcgaaaATCTTCGTGATTATTATGTTTACTTCAATATGCAAGAGGCAGCAAATTTTTGATTTACGGTGTTCCGGGTAGATACTCAGCAACgaacaatgtaattttttaacagATCAAATTAGAAGAACAAAACAAAGAGTTCGAGCCACTGATGGCAGAGAGAGAAGCCGAATACCACCAGGAAATGACCGAAAAATTGAACAAGTTCATCATCGAGCACGCCGCGAGGGTCATACAGACCGCATGGCGGGATACTCTGAAGAACCGAGCAGAGAAGAAGAAggtaatgttgtttttttccACAATTTAATCCCAGAAATTCAAGACGGTCAGGAAAGTCGTTTTCATAACTTCGTTGATTGATTGGCTTCGTATATTGTATAAAACTTGAACATGAACAGGAACAAGggatattgtaaaataaattttaaaattcggaggactttatttaaaaaatgcaataGTATAATGTTAACGTCTTAACGTTTGGAATTCCAGTTGCTGAAGTTAAAGAGAAAAATGGAAGCAGAGAGAGAAGCAGCTGCAAAAAAAGCAGAAATTGAAGCTAAGAAGGCAGCTTTAGCTGCGAAAAAACAGGCACAAAAGGAGAAGGCTGAAGCAAAGGCAGCAGCTAAAGCTGCCAAGTTAGAAGCCAAAGCTAATAAAGGGAAAGAAGTGAAAGAAGGGGAGGAAACTCCTGCAGAAGGGCAAGCGGAACAATAAGAATTTCTAATTTGTTTATAGGATTATAGGACCTCTGGTAAGTATAACCACACTTTATGGTATGCCGATGATGTACCATTTTATGTAGGTAAACTAATTAGGCATACAGGCTACACATTTAATGTTTAATGGCATAACAATTGCACACAGTAAGAGaggtaaattttaataaaaatttgcaGTATTTTCTCATTTTCATACACTCTAAAATCAAAGTTAATAAAACGAATTTCATTGTAGTTCGATATGGAgcgtgatttattttttaagatttgttaGTGTTTCTAATATAATGTTCCATTTATACACTACTATTTAGATCGTAATTTACAAAAGTAATATATGCTAATAggttattaatattaaagttttacttTCTTTTGTTagagtcaataaaataataaatgcaatataaatgaaaacaattgaatttatttaaccAAATAACTGGCTTATTCCATATAAAAGAAACATAAGATTTGCTACtgtataagtattataaaatttataaagctCAGATTACAGTTGCCTATATTATTCATACACATATAATAGGTAGAGGCACCTTCTCGAAAAGTGAGAAacacaatattatttagataatttgataaaaatctcTACAAACCTTGGGTTTCGCGAAGTAAAATGCATAATAAgtttatttcttaattaaaaatattacaataatactTTCATCTCTGTTTAATCAGATCATAAATTGTCGTCATCGTCGAAAACCTTGCAGTGTATAGCCCTGACGTCGATGAGCGTGTCGGATGAACTCTTGGTGGTGGGCATGAACGATACGGCTCGACGAGATCTATCGCAACTTCGTAAAACTGCTGGTTTCAAGCCCTATAACCAAAAGAACCATCGTCAATATCGTCAGAAACTTTTCACGGAATATGTACTTTGGAACAAAGGGACAGAGAAATGCTTagaaaaaattgattgattagaAAAAATGACATTATCATCATCAATGACGTTGATGAAATAACGACATCATTTTGACGAAATAACTTTAAGAAGCAGATCAGTGGAATGCTCCATGAGCAACAGTCACACCTATTTGGACATGTTCTTCCTCACATGTCTTTGATTTCCTCCTGAGCGACTTATGTCCTCAAATTCTATTGTCATTGAGAATAAATCCGAAAAACTATACCTATAGATAATACTGTAATCGTTTAGGTTACAGTATTCGGTTTGTCGTTGTGGAATACGAACATGGCACAATTGATCGGAGCTAAAAATTTACTTTCCAATTTAAACCGGATTTTTGCTCAAACCGAATCGAAACCGAAACCGTCCGAAGGTCGGACATTAGAAAATACATACCTTGGacaagagatttttttttcgattcctAAACAAAAGACAGTAGGAATCTATAATACCATAAGCACCATAAGCTATTTACTGTACCATAAGCACAAAAGACGTTCCCACTTTACCTCAGCTGGTATTACTAGTAAAGAGTATGATCCCAAATTGGTGCAGACCTAAACGTATCCTTTAATCGGAATAAATCAAAATGTACATTAAATAGCAAAACTGTAGGATGCGTTTAGGTCGGTTCTATGCAATAAGTTCTTACTCTGAGTTGTACATGCAGAGCTTTTGCAGTGTGGTCAGTCTTGGATATCTTCTGTTGGGCCGCTTTAAGCTCTTGGTCGAGTCTTCGTTTCTCTTCCTCCAGCTCTTTGAGACGCTTTTCTGCTTCTGCAAAAATATGAATCATTAGGTTCCACAGTCATTCTTAATATGTGCGTTCTGCTTACGCTAACCTACAGTCCATGTGGGATACCACAGTGAGGAGAGAAGACAGATCGAAAGGCAGACGACGGGTTTACTTGTGCACAAAAGTTGGTCAAAAACATGTCCTATAACTCTTATGGCGGCgaattaagagctatgggacatatttttgagtaagttggtgaacccatatttttacacttgaatGCACATGGCATGGTGGGAAAAAATAACCAACAGGACCGAATGGATAATAAGATGGCCTGGATGGCCACTTATATAGGTTACAAAAAACGGTGATTATGGAGTGTCACTGTTAGTCTTAGGCTAAATTATTTAAGCATTTTTGTAGGCTGCCTCATGTCGCACATATATTTAACCTCTGTATTGTGCTTCCTTTTCTGCCTGCAGTATTTCAAATTGCTTGCGTTTTAGGCGCTCTTCTTCCAGCATTCTATTCTGCTCTTCTTGGAGTCTTTCTAGCTCTTCTCTCCTCTCCCACTCTTCAGCTAGGACTCTGAAaagtataattatgatttttattataaaacatacTAACGACGGGTGCAG includes the following:
- the LOC133524424 gene encoding dynein regulatory complex protein 10-like, producing the protein MVVQMRTTAAEEISAIINTRKLEKSNNECLEKIGEDKKCLDEEKTEHEQIIQQKTELIAQLKQELALSDHKANIKRKKQILDSERQMVLATRAHTVKYQMLTEEEVESQDAYQALLHHSLMAEKQLRDRRRKCETQLQSWLQKYDVEMAGKQEELDELIKMHEDEVEQIENLTIKLEEQNKEFEPLMAEREAEYHQEMTEKLNKFIIEHAARVIQTAWRDTLKNRAEKKKLLKLKRKMEAEREAAAKKAEIEAKKAALAAKKQAQKEKAEAKAAAKAAKLEAKANKGKEVKEGEETPAEGQAEQ